One part of the Paenibacillus silvisoli genome encodes these proteins:
- a CDS encoding peptide-binding protein — protein MRKVPKWFSTMSVIALVGVMIAGCSGNNGNNAETTNNKPANTATTNETTNTNTTNESTNDAATTPDPNTPVDGGTLTVGTFSDIVSVNPIYINDTSSGDIENLINARLYDLDRQGNLAVEPWSIAAELPQVSADGKTYTVKIKSTAKWNDGQPLTADDVVFTYNTIRNPDAGAPGISTVDKVEAINKIDETTIEFKLKQVYAPFQYSLYSSLVPSHILKDVPVKDLKTNAYGVDPTKTVTSGPWKFAEWKQGQYITLEKNPNYWGEKKPHIDKVIYKIYADQNTEVQALIKGDIQMSEAIPVTQIEGVKANDKLQVILEPGPQYEYVQFNFKDENFPDKYSPFKGQKTRQAIATALNRQGMVDNVLKGTGKLMNSPFMPGSWADPGDQAVNYPYDAEKAKALLAEDGWVAGKDGILVKDGHRFSFELQYNAGNSRREQVAAVIQQNLKDVGIEVTPKGIDFATWIDQNITPGKFPAILLSWSLNNPDPDAESIFSSKYYPPTGQNGGWYKNEAIDALWTKGQLTIDQAERAKVYQEIGKEISIDLPYVFLYQYGLPQVVDASKVKWAEEDAPESSLGYGYLYHAINWWVTE, from the coding sequence ATGAGGAAAGTTCCGAAATGGTTTTCCACCATGTCAGTCATCGCGCTTGTCGGGGTCATGATTGCCGGCTGCAGCGGCAACAACGGCAACAACGCCGAAACGACGAACAACAAGCCGGCCAACACGGCAACGACGAATGAAACGACGAACACGAACACAACGAACGAATCCACGAACGACGCTGCAACCACTCCTGATCCAAACACGCCGGTAGACGGCGGAACGCTTACGGTCGGAACATTTTCCGATATCGTCTCCGTCAATCCGATCTACATCAACGACACCTCTTCCGGGGATATCGAAAACTTGATCAATGCGAGACTTTATGATCTGGACCGCCAAGGCAACCTGGCCGTCGAGCCATGGTCGATCGCAGCCGAGCTGCCGCAAGTCAGCGCAGACGGCAAAACCTACACGGTGAAAATCAAGAGCACGGCAAAATGGAACGACGGCCAGCCGCTTACGGCCGACGACGTTGTCTTTACATACAATACGATCCGAAATCCGGATGCGGGCGCACCGGGCATCAGCACCGTCGATAAAGTCGAAGCGATCAACAAGATCGACGAAACGACGATTGAATTCAAGCTTAAGCAAGTATACGCACCTTTCCAATACTCCCTCTACAGCTCCTTGGTTCCTTCCCACATCCTGAAAGACGTACCTGTCAAAGATTTGAAAACGAACGCTTACGGCGTAGATCCAACCAAAACCGTTACAAGCGGCCCTTGGAAATTCGCCGAGTGGAAGCAAGGCCAGTACATCACGCTCGAGAAGAACCCGAACTACTGGGGCGAGAAAAAGCCGCATATCGATAAAGTCATCTACAAAATTTACGCCGATCAAAATACGGAAGTTCAAGCGCTGATCAAAGGCGACATCCAAATGTCCGAAGCGATTCCGGTTACGCAAATCGAAGGCGTGAAAGCCAACGACAAGCTGCAAGTCATTCTTGAGCCGGGCCCGCAATACGAATATGTACAGTTTAACTTCAAGGACGAGAACTTCCCGGATAAATATTCGCCGTTCAAAGGCCAAAAAACGCGTCAAGCAATCGCTACCGCGCTGAACCGCCAAGGCATGGTTGATAATGTGCTGAAAGGCACAGGCAAGCTGATGAACTCGCCGTTCATGCCGGGCTCTTGGGCAGATCCGGGCGATCAAGCCGTCAACTACCCGTACGATGCGGAAAAAGCAAAAGCGCTGCTGGCCGAAGACGGCTGGGTAGCCGGCAAAGACGGCATCCTCGTGAAAGACGGACACCGCTTCTCCTTCGAGCTTCAATACAACGCAGGTAACAGCCGCCGCGAGCAGGTAGCAGCCGTTATCCAGCAAAACCTGAAAGACGTCGGCATCGAAGTAACGCCGAAAGGCATCGACTTCGCAACGTGGATCGACCAAAACATTACGCCGGGCAAATTCCCTGCCATTCTGCTTTCCTGGTCTCTGAACAACCCGGATCCGGACGCGGAAAGCATCTTCTCCTCCAAATACTACCCGCCTACAGGTCAAAACGGCGGCTGGTATAAGAACGAAGCGATCGACGCGCTGTGGACGAAAGGTCAGCTGACGATCGACCAAGCAGAGCGCGCGAAAGTATACCAAGAAATCGGTAAAGAAATTTCGATTGACCTGCCTTACGTATTCCTCTATCAATATGGCTTGCCGCAAGTCGTAGATGCCTCCAAGGTGAAATGGGCAGAGGAAGACGCGCCTGAATCGTCCCTCGGATACGGTTATTTGTACCATGCGATCAACTGGTGGGTAACGGAGTAA
- a CDS encoding ABC transporter permease, with the protein MSNIALENATGTSPKPSMEKRPDGPWKTAWKKFRINPFAVAGLIILAIFVIAAICAKWLSPYDPTRIDMMFPNLPAGSKGHPLGTDELGRDILSRLLYSSRISLTVGFAVAFVSVFIGTLVGAFAGYFGGWVDTISMRFVDVMNSIPTLFLNILILAIFGSKMSYMILVLACTSWMGVARLVRGTYLQLREMQYVEAAKATGVSDLGIIFRHLLRNASAPIIVTATLMVGGAILSESALSYLGLGVQTPDTSWGLMLSNAQEFMLTDPMQAVYPGLCILIVVLAVNFIGDGIRDGLDPRKTTIPQRRLAAWRKKFSKSGI; encoded by the coding sequence ATGAGCAACATCGCGCTTGAGAATGCCACCGGTACATCGCCGAAGCCGAGCATGGAGAAGCGTCCCGACGGACCTTGGAAGACGGCTTGGAAAAAATTCCGCATCAATCCGTTCGCGGTCGCGGGGCTTATCATTCTGGCGATTTTCGTAATCGCGGCGATCTGCGCCAAATGGCTCTCGCCTTACGATCCGACGCGCATCGATATGATGTTCCCGAACTTGCCGGCAGGGTCGAAGGGCCATCCGCTCGGAACGGATGAGCTTGGCCGCGACATCTTGTCCAGATTACTGTACAGCAGCCGCATCTCGCTGACGGTCGGCTTCGCGGTTGCTTTCGTTTCCGTATTCATCGGCACGCTGGTTGGCGCTTTCGCAGGCTATTTCGGCGGCTGGGTCGATACGATCTCCATGCGTTTCGTCGACGTGATGAACTCGATTCCGACGTTGTTCCTGAACATTTTGATCTTGGCGATCTTCGGCTCGAAAATGTCGTATATGATACTCGTGCTCGCCTGTACGAGCTGGATGGGCGTGGCGCGTCTCGTGCGCGGCACCTACCTGCAGCTTCGCGAGATGCAGTACGTGGAGGCGGCGAAGGCGACGGGCGTGTCCGATCTCGGCATTATTTTCCGCCATCTGCTTCGCAACGCTTCGGCACCGATCATCGTTACGGCAACGCTGATGGTCGGCGGCGCGATTCTGAGCGAATCGGCGCTGTCCTACCTCGGACTCGGCGTTCAAACGCCGGATACGAGCTGGGGGCTGATGCTCAGCAACGCGCAGGAGTTTATGCTGACCGACCCGATGCAGGCGGTTTATCCGGGTCTGTGCATCCTGATCGTCGTGCTGGCGGTTAACTTTATCGGGGACGGCATCCGCGACGGGCTTGATCCTAGGAAGACGACGATTCCGCAAAGGAGGCTGGCGGCATGGCGGAAAAAATTCTCGAAATCCGGAATCTGA
- a CDS encoding ABC transporter ATP-binding protein yields MAEKILEIRNLTAGFLSEKGLAKATDRVSIDLEKGQTLCVVGESGSGKSVTAMSVMRLIDYAGGVIAGGEVLFNGQDLVKKKQSEMLKIRGNLITMIFQDPMSALNPVFTVGDQISEALRIHKGLKKQEAWQQSIDMLRRVGIPAPEIRAKQYPYEMSGGMCQRVVIAMALACNPELLIADEPTTALDVTVQAQILELLLQLKKEFRMSMLLITHDMGVAAEVADRIAVMYAGTVVEEGTVREIFEQPRHPYTIGLLKSIPGLEGERGGELYTIKGSIPPISQLPAGCRFHPRCPFAMDVCRYQEPTMQTSASGHKAACWLDEMDGVDPRPGLAKGHEATAGASSVTAGAAGAAAKVTIKSKPEVAQP; encoded by the coding sequence ATGGCGGAAAAAATTCTCGAAATCCGGAATCTGACGGCAGGCTTCCTGTCGGAGAAAGGGCTGGCCAAAGCGACGGACCGCGTGTCGATCGATTTGGAAAAGGGCCAGACGCTCTGCGTCGTCGGCGAATCCGGCAGCGGCAAGAGCGTGACCGCCATGTCCGTCATGCGGCTGATCGATTATGCGGGCGGCGTTATCGCAGGCGGCGAGGTGCTGTTTAACGGGCAGGATCTGGTCAAGAAGAAGCAAAGCGAGATGCTGAAGATACGCGGCAATCTCATTACGATGATATTTCAGGATCCGATGTCGGCGCTCAATCCGGTCTTTACGGTCGGCGACCAAATTTCGGAGGCGCTCCGCATTCATAAAGGGCTGAAGAAGCAGGAGGCGTGGCAGCAAAGCATCGACATGCTGCGACGCGTCGGCATTCCGGCGCCGGAAATTCGGGCGAAGCAATATCCGTACGAAATGTCCGGCGGAATGTGCCAGCGCGTCGTCATCGCCATGGCGCTGGCGTGCAATCCGGAGCTGCTGATCGCCGACGAGCCGACGACCGCGCTTGACGTGACGGTGCAGGCGCAAATTCTGGAGCTGCTGCTTCAATTGAAAAAAGAGTTTCGGATGTCGATGCTGCTCATCACCCACGACATGGGCGTCGCGGCTGAAGTGGCGGATCGCATCGCGGTTATGTATGCGGGCACGGTGGTGGAGGAAGGCACGGTGCGGGAAATTTTCGAGCAGCCCCGCCACCCGTATACGATCGGCTTGCTGAAGTCGATTCCGGGGCTGGAGGGAGAACGCGGCGGCGAGCTGTATACGATCAAGGGCTCGATCCCGCCGATCAGCCAGCTGCCTGCGGGCTGCCGGTTCCATCCGCGCTGTCCGTTCGCGATGGACGTGTGCAGGTATCAGGAGCCGACGATGCAAACGTCTGCATCCGGGCACAAGGCGGCATGCTGGTTGGATGAGATGGACGGCGTCGATCCGCGGCCGGGGCTGGCGAAGGGCCATGAGGCGACGGCAGGTGCGTCGTCGGTGACGGCAGGTGCGGCAGGCGCGGCGGCGAAAGTGACCATTAAAAGCAAGCCGGAGGTGGCGCAGCCATGA
- a CDS encoding ABC transporter permease, producing the protein MTEYLIRRILQSVLVLFLISILTFLMIHAAPGGPTQIFLAPGLSPEAAKIQAHNLGLDRPVPVQYAIWLGNLMQGDLGHTFKNHIPVGDILWPTVKNTMVLMGAAWLFSLLIAVPWGIYNSTREYGLSDQTASFVSYIGFAMPTFWFGIILQEYFSLKLDWLPLSDMYTMGKEGNLGDLFMHLILPVSVLTIGFLAAYSKYARASMLEVLNQDYIRTARAKGLKERRVIFRHALRNALIPIITILGLDLPILVSGAALTERVFNWPGMGRLFVDMAVAREYSVLMSITLVVSVIVVLGNLLADILYAIVDPRVQLGSKGGSAT; encoded by the coding sequence ATGACCGAATATTTGATCCGACGAATACTGCAATCCGTCCTTGTACTTTTCTTGATCTCGATTCTGACCTTTCTGATGATTCATGCCGCGCCAGGCGGACCTACGCAAATATTTCTGGCGCCCGGCCTCTCGCCGGAGGCGGCCAAAATCCAAGCGCATAACCTGGGGCTCGACCGCCCCGTACCCGTGCAGTACGCGATATGGCTGGGCAACTTGATGCAAGGCGACCTTGGCCATACGTTCAAAAACCATATCCCGGTCGGCGATATTCTATGGCCAACCGTGAAGAACACCATGGTATTGATGGGAGCGGCATGGCTGTTCTCGCTGCTGATCGCGGTGCCGTGGGGGATTTACAACAGTACGCGCGAATACGGATTATCCGATCAGACGGCGTCGTTCGTGTCCTATATCGGGTTCGCGATGCCGACGTTCTGGTTTGGCATTATATTGCAGGAGTATTTCTCGCTTAAGCTGGACTGGCTGCCCTTGTCGGACATGTACACGATGGGCAAGGAAGGCAATCTCGGCGATTTGTTCATGCATCTCATCCTCCCGGTGTCCGTGCTGACCATCGGCTTTCTGGCCGCATATTCGAAGTATGCCAGAGCCAGCATGCTCGAGGTGCTGAACCAGGATTACATCCGCACGGCGCGCGCCAAAGGGCTGAAGGAACGGCGGGTTATTTTCCGCCATGCGCTGCGTAACGCTCTTATTCCGATCATTACGATTCTTGGGCTGGATCTGCCGATTCTCGTTTCGGGCGCGGCTCTGACGGAGCGCGTATTCAACTGGCCGGGAATGGGACGCCTGTTCGTCGACATGGCGGTTGCCCGCGAGTATTCGGTGCTCATGTCGATCACGTTGGTCGTTTCGGTTATCGTCGTCCTCGGCAATCTGCTGGCTGACATCCTGTATGCGATCGTCGATCCTCGGGTGCAGCTTGGCTCCAAAGGAGGCTCGGCCACATGA